A stretch of the Capsicum annuum cultivar UCD-10X-F1 chromosome 10, UCD10Xv1.1, whole genome shotgun sequence genome encodes the following:
- the LOC107843863 gene encoding triacylglycerol lipase SDP1: MDISNEATIDLFAIGPSTILGRTIAFRVLFCKSVSQLRHRLFHFLVYYLYKFKNGFSYYVTPLISWLHPRNPQGILALVTLLAFLLRRYTNVKVKAEMAYRRKFWRNMMRSALTYEEWAHAAKMLDKETPKMNEADLYDVELVRNKLQELRHRRQEGSLRDIIFCMRADLVRNLGNMCNSELHKGRLHVPKLIKEYIDEVSTQLRMVCDSDSEELLLEEKLAFMHETRHAFGRTALLLSGGASLGAFHVGVVKTLVEHKLLPRIIAGSSVGSIICSIVATRSWPELQSFFEDSWHSLQFFDQLGGIFTIFKRVTTQGAVHDIRQLQVMLRNLTSNLTFQEAYDMTGRVLGITVCSPRKHEPPRCLNYLTSPHVVIWSAVTASCAFPGLFEAQELMAKDRSGDLVPYHPPFHLGPDDTSSSSSRRWRDGSLEVDLPMMQLKELFNVNHFIVSQANPHIAPLLRIKEFVRAYGGNFAAKLAQLAELEVKHRCHQVLELGFPLGGIAKLFAQDWEGDVTVVMPATLAQYSKIIQNPSTLELQKAANQGRRCTWEKLSAIKANCGIELALDECVAILNHMRRLKRSAERAAAASHGMSSTVRFNASRRIPSWNCIARENSTGSLEDFLADVAASHHQGGSGSGTHATRNWRTHRTAHDGSDSESENMDLSSWTRSGGPLMRTTSADKFIDFVQNLEIGSRLNKGLSIDLNNIVPQMPGRDPFSPSPRVATPPGRDPFSPSPRVTTPDRTSDTEFDQRDFSIRVPAGSASIMVSEGDLLQPERTNNGIVFNVVRKGDLTPSNRSLDSENNSSVQDATAECVQMESPEKEMDISSVSEDGENDVEKGSSKTNEVDADDGDDDDKQVIDKEVIDS, from the exons ATGGATATAAGTAATGAGGCTACTATTGACTTGTTTGCAATTGGACCTTCTACGATATTGGGTCGAACAATCGCCTTTAGAGTCTTGTTCTGTAAATCAGTTTCGCAGTTGAGGCATCGCTTGTTTCATTTCTTGGTATATTACTTGTACAAGTTTAAGAATGGATTTTCATACTATGTGACACCTTTGATTTCGTGGTTGCACCCTCGGAATCCACAAGGGATATTGGCATTAGTAACGCTTCTCGCCTTCTTGTTGAGGCGATATACCAATGTGAAAGTCAAAGCTGAGATGGCTTATAGGAGGAAGTTTTGGAGGAATATGATGAGATCTGCCTTGACTTATGAAGAGTGGGCTCATGCTGCCAAGATGCTGGATAAAGAAACCCCTAAAATGAATGAGGCAGATCTTTATGACGTAGAATTAGTTCGAAATAAACTCCAAGAGCTTCGACATCGTAGGCAAGAGGGTTCTCTTAGAGATATCATATTCTGTATGAGAGCTGACCTTGTAAGGAATCTTGGTAATATGTGCAATTCAGAACTTCACAAGGGAAGGCTTCATGTGCCTAAACTTATTAAGGAATATATCGATGAGGTTTCAACTCAGTTGAGAATGGTATGCGACTCTGATTCAGAGGAGCTTCTGTTGGAAGAAAAGCTTGCTTTCATGCATGAAACAAGGCATGCCTTTGGTAGGACGGCTTTGCTTTTAAGTGGAGGTGCCTCTCTCGGAGCTTTCCATGTGGGGGTGGTGAAAACACTTGTAGAACACAAGCTGCTGCCACGGATAATTGCTGGTTCAAGTGTCGGATCGATTATATGCTCCATAGTAGCGACTCGATCTTGGCCTGAGCTCCAGAGTTTTTTCGAAGACTCCTGGCACTCCTTACAATTTTTCGATCAGTTGGGTggaatttttactattttcaagaGGGTCACGACTCAGGGTGCTGTACATGATATCAGGCAGCTGCAGGTGATGTTACGTAATCTCACTAGCAATCTTACTTTCCAAGAGGCCTATGACATGACTGGTAGAGTTCTGGGGATTACCGTTTGCTCCCCTAGGAAACATGAACCTCCTAGATGCTTGAATTACTTGACTTCACCTCATGTTGTTATATGGAGTGCTGTGACTGCTTCTTGTGCTTTTCCTGGTCTCTTCGAAGCTCAAGAACTAATGGCAAAGGATAGAAGTGGAGATCTTGTTCCATATCACCCACCATTTCACTTGGGACCCGATGACACTTCTAGTTCATCTTCTCGTCGGTGGAGGGATGGTAGCTTGGAGGTTGATTTGCCAATGATGCAGTTAAAGGAGCTCTTCAATGTCAATCACTTCATTGTGAGCCAGGCAAATCCGCATATTGCTCCACTACTGAGGATCAAGGAGTTTGTAAGAGCTTATGGAGGCAACTTTGCTGCCAAG CTTGCGCAGCTTGCTGAACTGGAGGTGAAGCACAGATGCCATCAGGTGTTAGAACTCGGTTTTCCTTTGGGAGGAATAGCAAAGCTTTTTGCTCAAGATTGGGAGGGCGATGTAACTGTTGTAATGCCTGCTACTCTAGCTCAG TACTCGAAAATCATACAGAACCCTTCTACTCTGGAGTTGCAAAAGGCAGCAAATCAAGGAAGAAGGTGCACTTGGGAAAAGCTCTCGGCAATTAAAGCAAACTGTGGAATTGAGCTTGCGCTTGATGAATGTGTTGCGATTCTGAATCACATGCGTAGACTGAAAAGGAGTGCCGAGAGAGCGGCTGCTGCTTCCCACGGCATGTCTAGCACAGTCAGATTTAATGCTTCCAGAAGAATTCCTTCTTGGAACTGCATTGCACGAGAGAATTCAACAGGTTCCCTTGAAGACTTTCTTGCGGACGTAGCTGCTTCACATCATCAAGGAGGCAGTGGTTCCGGGACACATGCCACTAGAAATTGGCGAACGCATCGGACCGCACACGATGGCAGTGACAGTGAGTCCGAAAATATGGATCTCAGCTCTTGGACAAGATCCGGTGGTCCTTTGATGAGGACAACATCTGCTGATAAGTTTATCGACTTTGTCCAAAACTTGGAAATCGGTTCACGATTGAACAAAGGATTGAGTATTGACCTCAACAATATTGTTCCTCAGATGCCTGGTAGGGACCCGTTCTCCCCAAGCCCAAGGGTAGCCACACCACCTGGTAGGGACCCGTTCTCCCCGAGCCCAAGGGTAACAACACCAGACAGAACTTCAGACACCGAATTTGATCAAAGAGATTTCAGTATTAGGGTCCCCGCGGGCAGTGCAAGCATTATGGTAAGCGAAGGCGACCTCCTGCAGCCTGAAAGGACGAACAACGGTATTGTCTTCAACGTGGTACGAAAAGGAGACTTGACCCCATCGAACAGAAGCCTCGATTCAGAAAACAATAGCTCTGTGCAGGACGCAACTGCTGAGTGCGTGCAAATGGAAAGTCCAGAAAAGGAGATGGATATTAGCTCAGTATCCGAGGATGGTGAGAACGATGTTGAGAAAGGAAGTAGTAAGACAAATGAAGTTGACGCGGATGATGGTGACGACGACGATAAACAAGTTATAGACAAGGAAGTTATCGATTCTTGA